A section of the Humulus lupulus chromosome 2, drHumLupu1.1, whole genome shotgun sequence genome encodes:
- the LOC133814981 gene encoding uncharacterized protein LOC133814981 codes for MAEVKYTEQLEVAEKKNAKLLEQKAKLVEELKQHQATLIKAIETKEKYKEDSLLNYKEASKLQDDLVISRKETERLEERVKELEETNASNLDRYKGATFRCFYTFWKHNREVDFSYLSERMRQTEINRCLARLEEEERASVPASPEIYLATGIDGVDEEIGASVNQQTPQDPSTS; via the coding sequence ATGGCGGAGGTGAAATACACCGAGCAGCTCGAGGTAGCCGAGAAGAAAAACGCTAAGCTACTCGAACAGAAGGCTAAGCTGGTCGAAGAGCTGAAACAACACCAAGCTACTTTGATCAAAGCCATCGAAActaaagagaagtacaaggaggaTTCTTTGCTTAATTATAAGGAAGCCTCTAAGCTTCAAGATGATCTGGTCATCAGCAGAAAGGAGACTGAGAGGTTGGAGGAACGcgtcaaagagctcgaggagaccaaTGCTAGTAACTTGGATAGGTACAAGGGGGCCACTTTCAGATGCTTTTATAcgttctggaagcataaccgcGAGGTGGACTTTAGCTATCTCTCAGAGCGTATGAGGCAGACTGAGATAAACAGGTGCCTGGCTCGCCTTGAAGAGGAAGAGCGGGCGAGCGTTCCAGCATCCCCCGAAATCTATTTGGCTACAGGCATCGATGGCGTAGATGAGGAAATTGGGGCCTCCGTCAACCAGCAAACTCCTCAAGATCCTTCtacttcataa